From the Gramella sp. Hel_I_59 genome, one window contains:
- the clpB gene encoding ATP-dependent chaperone ClpB, with translation MNFNNFTIKSQEAIQQAQQLAQEMGHQQIENEHIFKAITMVDENVTPFLLKKLNINISLFGQILDKSLESFPKVSGGDIMLSRDAGKTVNEATSIAKKMEDEFVSIEHLILGIFKSSSKVAQMLKDQGATEKGLKAAIAELRQGDKVTSQSAEETYQSLDKYARNLNKFAEEGKLDPVIGRDEEIRRILQILSRRTKNNPMLVGEPGTGKTAIAEGLAHRIVDGDVPENLKNKLIYSLDMGALIAGAKYKGEFEERLKAVIKEVTSSDGNIVLFIDEIHTLVGAGGGQGAMDAANILKPALARGELRAIGATTLDEYQKYFEKDKALERRFQKVYVEEPDIESAISILRGIKEKYETHHKVRIKDEAIIAAVELSQRYITNRFLPDKAIDLMDEAASKLRMEINSKPEELDVLDRKIMQLEIEIEAIKREKDEVKLKTLRADLANLKEERNDLHARWMSEKDVVDNIQTLKSDIENFKLEAEKAEREGDYGKVAEIRYGKIKEAQEKLEKLQQNVAENQSEKSLIQEEVTNEDIAEVVAKWTGIPVTKMLQSDREKLLKLEDDLHKRVVGQDEAIIAVSDAVRRSRAGLQDQNRPIGSFLFLGTTGVGKTELAKALAEYLFDDESAMTRIDMSEYQERHSVSRLVGAPPGYVGYDEGGQLTEAVRRKPYSVVLLDEIEKAHPDTFNILLQVLDEGRLTDNKGRVADFKNTIIVMTSNMGSQIIQERFEAIKDVDAAMESAKVDVLGLLKQTVRPEFLNRIDDIVMFSPLTRKDIRQIVGLQLKGVKKMLAKQQIVLDATDEALDYLAAKGFDPQFGARPVKRVVQKEVLNKLSKEILSGNISTDSIILLDEFNEELVFRNQEELSEN, from the coding sequence ATGAACTTCAATAATTTTACTATAAAATCACAAGAGGCTATCCAGCAAGCTCAGCAGCTTGCTCAGGAAATGGGCCACCAACAGATAGAAAATGAGCACATTTTCAAAGCTATCACTATGGTCGACGAAAATGTAACTCCTTTTTTACTAAAAAAACTAAATATTAATATTTCTCTCTTCGGGCAGATACTGGATAAGAGTCTGGAGAGCTTTCCGAAGGTAAGTGGCGGAGACATCATGCTATCCAGGGATGCGGGAAAGACTGTAAATGAAGCTACCAGCATTGCTAAGAAAATGGAAGATGAATTTGTTTCTATCGAGCATTTGATCCTCGGGATCTTTAAATCTTCCAGTAAAGTTGCTCAAATGCTGAAAGATCAGGGAGCAACCGAGAAAGGTTTAAAAGCTGCAATTGCTGAACTAAGACAGGGCGACAAAGTAACTTCTCAAAGTGCTGAAGAAACCTATCAATCTTTAGATAAGTACGCAAGAAACCTTAACAAATTTGCTGAAGAAGGAAAGCTGGATCCTGTGATTGGTCGGGACGAAGAAATTCGTAGAATTCTACAGATCCTATCTCGAAGAACCAAGAACAATCCTATGCTGGTTGGGGAACCAGGAACTGGAAAAACAGCGATTGCAGAAGGACTGGCGCATAGAATTGTAGATGGAGATGTCCCAGAAAACCTTAAAAACAAACTCATTTACTCCCTTGATATGGGAGCTCTAATTGCTGGTGCAAAATACAAGGGCGAATTTGAGGAACGACTTAAAGCGGTTATCAAGGAAGTAACTTCCAGCGATGGTAACATTGTATTATTCATTGATGAAATTCATACGCTCGTTGGTGCCGGTGGTGGCCAGGGTGCCATGGATGCTGCCAATATTCTTAAACCGGCACTCGCTCGAGGTGAGTTAAGAGCAATTGGTGCTACTACCCTTGATGAATACCAGAAATATTTCGAGAAAGATAAAGCGCTGGAACGAAGATTTCAAAAGGTATACGTAGAGGAGCCAGACATTGAAAGTGCGATCTCTATATTACGTGGGATCAAGGAAAAATACGAGACACACCATAAGGTTCGAATTAAGGATGAAGCGATCATCGCTGCAGTGGAATTATCTCAGCGATATATCACGAACAGGTTCCTTCCAGATAAAGCTATCGACCTGATGGATGAAGCTGCTTCTAAATTACGTATGGAGATTAACTCCAAACCGGAAGAACTTGATGTGCTGGATAGAAAGATCATGCAGTTGGAGATCGAGATCGAGGCAATTAAGCGTGAAAAAGATGAAGTGAAACTCAAAACGCTCCGAGCAGATCTCGCCAATCTTAAAGAGGAAAGAAATGATCTTCACGCCAGGTGGATGAGCGAGAAAGATGTAGTGGATAATATTCAAACACTAAAATCTGATATCGAAAACTTCAAGCTGGAAGCTGAAAAAGCTGAGCGCGAAGGTGATTATGGTAAAGTAGCTGAGATTCGCTACGGAAAGATCAAGGAAGCTCAGGAGAAGCTCGAAAAACTACAACAGAACGTTGCTGAGAATCAAAGTGAAAAATCATTGATCCAGGAAGAAGTAACCAATGAAGATATCGCGGAAGTAGTTGCCAAGTGGACCGGGATTCCAGTCACTAAAATGCTTCAAAGCGATCGTGAGAAATTACTCAAATTAGAAGATGATCTGCACAAACGTGTTGTTGGACAGGATGAAGCAATTATCGCTGTGAGTGATGCAGTTCGCCGTAGTCGTGCCGGACTTCAGGATCAAAACAGACCAATTGGATCATTCCTTTTCCTGGGAACCACCGGAGTCGGTAAAACAGAGCTAGCCAAGGCACTTGCTGAATATCTGTTCGACGATGAATCTGCGATGACCAGGATCGACATGAGTGAATACCAGGAAAGACATTCCGTTAGCAGATTAGTTGGGGCACCTCCGGGATATGTAGGATATGATGAAGGTGGACAACTTACTGAAGCAGTGCGAAGAAAACCATATTCTGTAGTCTTACTTGATGAGATCGAAAAAGCTCATCCCGATACTTTCAATATTCTGCTTCAGGTTCTGGATGAAGGTAGACTTACAGATAACAAAGGTCGTGTTGCAGATTTCAAGAATACCATTATAGTGATGACTTCCAATATGGGAAGCCAGATCATTCAGGAGAGATTTGAGGCAATCAAGGATGTAGATGCAGCGATGGAATCTGCGAAAGTGGATGTGCTCGGACTGCTGAAGCAAACGGTTAGACCGGAATTCCTGAACAGAATTGATGACATTGTCATGTTTAGTCCGCTTACTAGAAAAGACATCAGGCAAATTGTAGGCTTGCAATTGAAGGGCGTTAAGAAAATGCTCGCAAAACAGCAGATAGTGCTGGATGCTACAGATGAAGCACTTGATTATCTAGCTGCGAAAGGTTTTGATCCACAATTTGGCGCCAGACCGGTGAAAAGAGTAGTGCAAAAAGAGGTACTTAATAAACTCTCCAAGGAAATCTTGTCCGGCAATATTAGCACAGACAGTATCATTCTTCTGGATGAATTCAATGAAGAACTGGTATTTAGAAATCAGGAAGAACTTTCAGAAAATTAA
- the ytxJ gene encoding bacillithiol system redox-active protein YtxJ: MGLFDKVFGGEKGTSEKKESNVPWNALTEISQLDELEKLSEDKTVAIFKHSTTCGISRMVLKNFEADYEQQLNDSVDLYFLDLKAHRDISNGIADKFSVRHESPQMVVLKNGEVVHHSSHQAISVDKLKELA, translated from the coding sequence ATGGGATTATTCGATAAAGTATTTGGTGGAGAAAAGGGCACTTCTGAAAAGAAAGAAAGCAATGTGCCCTGGAACGCTCTTACTGAAATTTCTCAATTGGATGAGTTAGAAAAACTATCTGAAGATAAAACTGTTGCTATTTTCAAGCATTCTACAACTTGTGGGATTAGCAGGATGGTATTAAAGAACTTCGAAGCAGACTATGAGCAGCAATTAAATGACTCTGTGGATCTTTATTTTCTTGACTTAAAAGCTCACCGGGATATTTCCAATGGAATCGCAGATAAATTTTCTGTTAGACATGAGAGTCCGCAAATGGTGGTGTTAAAGAACGGGGAAGTTGTACATCATTCTTCTCACCAGGCAATATCAGTAGACAAATTAAAAGAACTGGCTTAA
- the fahA gene encoding fumarylacetoacetase: MSITANDPNRKTWLDIPGDTDFPIQNIPFGVFLTRDDIITIGTRIGDYAIDLGALHQLGYFEGIPLTDDIFLQDTLNDFISDGKKTWRLVRNRIADIFDAENAKLKDNQDHRNTVLFTLDEIEMQMPVQVGDYTDFYSSKEHATNIGTMFRDPDNALLPNWLHIPVGYHGRSSSIIPSEIPVHRPQGQTKPADSDEPVFGPSQRVDFELEMAFITTDANHLGEPIPVDEAEEYIFGMVLFNDWSARDIQKWEYVPLGPFLAKNFASSISPWIVTMDALEPFRTASPEPEKELLPYLKYSGDKSFDINLEVSLQPEGGEENSLSKSNFKYLYWNMSQQLAHHTVNGCPVNSGDMMASGTISGASEDSFGSMLELSWSGSKPIKLKDGSERKFVEDHDTVIMRGYCQNETSRIGFGEVRSKLLPVYEPKKK; the protein is encoded by the coding sequence ATGTCAATTACCGCTAATGATCCAAATAGAAAAACCTGGTTGGATATTCCTGGCGATACCGATTTCCCTATTCAAAATATTCCGTTTGGAGTGTTCCTTACTCGTGATGATATCATCACCATTGGAACCAGAATTGGTGATTACGCTATAGACCTTGGTGCTCTGCATCAACTGGGATATTTTGAAGGTATACCGTTGACAGACGATATATTCCTGCAGGATACTCTAAATGATTTTATTTCTGACGGAAAGAAAACCTGGAGACTGGTTAGAAACCGAATTGCTGATATTTTCGACGCTGAGAATGCTAAGCTGAAGGATAACCAGGACCACAGAAATACTGTTCTATTCACACTGGATGAAATTGAAATGCAAATGCCTGTACAGGTAGGTGATTATACCGATTTCTACAGCTCTAAAGAACATGCGACCAATATTGGTACTATGTTCCGCGATCCAGACAATGCATTGCTTCCAAACTGGTTGCATATTCCCGTTGGATACCATGGAAGAAGTTCTTCTATTATTCCTTCGGAAATTCCTGTACACAGACCACAGGGACAAACAAAACCAGCAGATTCAGACGAACCTGTATTCGGACCATCTCAACGTGTGGATTTCGAATTGGAAATGGCTTTTATCACAACAGATGCGAATCACCTTGGAGAACCAATTCCTGTTGATGAAGCTGAAGAATACATCTTTGGAATGGTCTTGTTTAACGACTGGAGCGCCAGAGACATCCAGAAGTGGGAATACGTTCCTTTAGGACCGTTTCTAGCTAAGAACTTTGCATCTTCCATCTCACCGTGGATCGTTACGATGGACGCATTAGAGCCATTTAGAACGGCGAGTCCGGAACCTGAAAAAGAATTATTACCATATCTTAAATACTCCGGAGACAAGAGTTTTGATATTAATCTGGAAGTTTCCCTGCAACCTGAAGGTGGCGAGGAGAATTCCTTATCAAAATCGAACTTTAAGTATCTATACTGGAATATGAGTCAGCAACTGGCGCATCACACAGTAAATGGATGCCCTGTAAATTCCGGTGACATGATGGCTTCCGGAACTATTTCTGGAGCTTCTGAAGATTCTTTCGGCTCTATGCTGGAACTTTCCTGGAGTGGTAGTAAACCAATCAAATTAAAAGACGGTTCAGAACGTAAATTTGTAGAAGATCATGATACAGTGATCATGCGAGGATATTGCCAGAACGAAACCTCCAGAATTGGATTTGGCGAAGTTCGCAGTAAACTATTGCCGGTTTACGAACCAAAGAAAAAATAA
- the glyA gene encoding serine hydroxymethyltransferase, with protein sequence MQKDTQIFDLIAKEKDRQLNGLELIASENFVSDAVLEAAGSVLTNKYAEGYPGKRYYGGCEIVDQVEQLAIDRLKELFNAEYANVQPHSGSQANTAVFHACLKPGDKFLGFDLSHGGHLTHGSPVNFSGKLYDPVFYGVDKETGLIDYDAVAEIAKKEKPKMIIAGASAYSREIDYKRFREIADSVDAILLADIAHPAGLIAKGLISDPIEHCHIVTSTTHKTLRGPRGGIIMMGKDFDNPFGEKLKNGNLKKMSALLNSGIFPGNQGGPLEHIIAAKAIAFGEALTDEFLHYTVQVKKNAKELAKAFVDKDYQVISGGTDNHMMLIDLRNKGVSGKEAEEALSKADITVNKNMVPFDDKSPFVTSGIRIGTPAVTTRGLVEQDMLKIVEFIDRVITNTESDEELAKVKSEVNTMMKDLPLFKM encoded by the coding sequence ATGCAAAAAGACACCCAGATATTTGATTTAATTGCGAAGGAAAAGGATCGCCAGTTGAATGGTTTGGAACTAATTGCGAGTGAAAATTTTGTAAGTGACGCCGTGCTGGAAGCAGCAGGATCTGTGCTTACAAATAAGTATGCTGAAGGCTATCCGGGAAAGAGATATTATGGTGGCTGTGAGATCGTAGATCAGGTAGAGCAACTTGCTATCGACAGATTAAAAGAATTGTTCAATGCTGAATATGCCAACGTGCAACCGCATTCCGGTTCACAGGCAAATACTGCAGTTTTCCATGCCTGTCTAAAACCTGGAGATAAGTTTCTTGGTTTTGATCTTTCACATGGTGGGCATTTAACGCATGGTTCTCCAGTGAACTTCTCCGGAAAATTATATGATCCTGTATTTTACGGGGTTGATAAGGAAACCGGATTGATCGATTATGATGCAGTTGCTGAAATTGCAAAGAAGGAGAAGCCGAAAATGATCATTGCAGGAGCATCTGCATACAGCCGTGAAATAGATTATAAAAGATTCAGGGAAATAGCTGATAGTGTTGATGCAATTCTACTTGCAGATATCGCGCACCCGGCTGGATTAATCGCCAAAGGTTTGATCTCAGATCCTATAGAGCATTGTCATATTGTGACTTCTACTACGCATAAGACTCTTCGTGGGCCTCGTGGAGGTATTATCATGATGGGGAAAGATTTCGACAATCCTTTTGGAGAGAAACTTAAAAACGGAAATCTAAAGAAAATGTCGGCTTTACTGAATTCCGGGATCTTTCCAGGAAATCAGGGTGGACCTTTAGAGCATATTATTGCTGCGAAAGCGATCGCTTTTGGAGAGGCTCTTACAGATGAATTTCTTCATTATACGGTACAGGTAAAGAAAAATGCAAAAGAGCTGGCTAAAGCTTTTGTGGATAAGGATTACCAGGTAATTTCAGGAGGGACAGATAATCATATGATGCTTATCGATCTTAGAAATAAAGGTGTAAGTGGTAAGGAAGCAGAAGAGGCGCTTAGTAAAGCAGATATTACCGTAAATAAGAACATGGTGCCTTTCGATGACAAATCACCTTTCGTAACTTCAGGAATTAGAATTGGAACTCCTGCAGTGACCACACGTGGTCTTGTAGAGCAGGATATGCTAAAGATCGTTGAGTTTATCGATAGAGTCATCACTAATACTGAGAGTGATGAAGAATTGGCTAAAGTTAAAAGCGAAGTAAATACAATGATGAAAGATCTTCCATTATTTAAAATGTAA
- a CDS encoding DoxX family protein, with product MEIVKIILQVIVGLGILNVWLLRFNSKTSYRGGNAGNMKEEFQAYGLPEVMVYIVGFIKVALAIALLAGIWLEYLVDPAAIGLALMMLGAIIMHLKISDPFSKNIPAIIVLLMCIAIYFL from the coding sequence ATGGAGATCGTCAAAATAATATTACAGGTAATCGTTGGACTTGGAATTCTCAATGTCTGGTTGCTTCGATTTAATAGTAAAACCAGTTACAGAGGTGGTAATGCCGGGAATATGAAGGAAGAATTTCAAGCTTATGGCTTGCCGGAGGTAATGGTATACATCGTAGGTTTTATTAAAGTTGCACTGGCCATTGCCCTACTTGCCGGAATCTGGCTGGAATACCTGGTGGATCCTGCTGCAATCGGACTCGCTTTAATGATGCTTGGTGCAATCATAATGCACCTTAAGATAAGCGATCCTTTCAGTAAAAATATACCCGCGATCATTGTTCTTCTCATGTGCATTGCTATATATTTTCTATAA
- a CDS encoding acyl-CoA thioesterase, whose translation MSVNSEIYQKYITVSEDDLDDQKHVNNVRYVQWIQDVAQEHWESRASEEQKAGLAWVVVRHEIDYKMEALLNDEILLETRIIDTTHVTSIREVVIKNNDSGKLLAKAETTWCLLDQKTKKPQRISDELKQIFQ comes from the coding sequence ATGTCTGTAAACTCCGAAATATATCAAAAATACATTACTGTTTCAGAAGATGATCTAGACGATCAGAAGCATGTCAACAACGTGCGTTATGTGCAATGGATTCAGGATGTAGCACAAGAACACTGGGAGTCCCGCGCTTCCGAAGAGCAGAAAGCAGGGCTAGCATGGGTTGTGGTAAGACATGAGATCGATTATAAGATGGAAGCTCTTCTCAATGATGAAATCCTGCTGGAAACAAGAATTATTGACACTACACATGTAACTTCCATACGGGAAGTAGTGATCAAAAATAATGATTCCGGAAAACTACTGGCGAAAGCCGAAACCACATGGTGCCTGCTAGATCAAAAAACCAAGAAACCACAGCGCATTTCTGATGAGCTCAAGCAGATATTCCAGTAA
- a CDS encoding glutaminyl-peptide cyclotransferase, protein MKKFNFLLLFILSIFIFSCGSNNGNKKSDFSLNISEKKKEFSQNETLKASITGKENKSFDSVAYFIGTKRLATGNTSDLEIELNSVLLGNQELIAVVYYDSTKDTLQKSIKIMSANAPKVYTYEIVNTYPHQTDAYTQGLEFHNDTLYESVGQYGKSKLRKTELETGEVYKEISLEDEYFAEGITILDDRLLLLTWKEGQGFIYDPNTFERQGTFAYNSSKEGWGLCNNEEKIFKSDGSEKIWILDPETLAEKSYIQPTTNTAIKSKFNELEWVDGLIYANTYQFPSVAMINPENGAIEGIIDFKGLQDKLGNKDSLDPNNDVLNGIAYNAATGKFYVTGKKWDTLFEVKIMEK, encoded by the coding sequence ATGAAAAAATTTAACTTCCTGTTACTCTTTATTTTAAGCATATTTATTTTTTCCTGCGGAAGCAATAATGGAAATAAAAAATCTGATTTTTCTCTGAATATTTCTGAAAAGAAGAAGGAATTCAGCCAGAACGAAACTCTAAAAGCGAGTATTACAGGCAAGGAAAATAAAAGTTTTGATTCGGTCGCTTATTTTATAGGTACAAAGCGTCTTGCAACTGGCAACACTTCAGATCTGGAAATTGAACTAAATTCAGTTTTACTGGGAAACCAAGAACTTATTGCTGTGGTGTATTATGATTCGACAAAAGACACTCTTCAGAAGTCCATAAAAATAATGAGCGCAAACGCTCCGAAAGTTTACACCTACGAGATCGTTAATACGTATCCACATCAAACTGACGCGTACACGCAGGGACTTGAATTTCATAATGATACTCTTTACGAAAGCGTTGGACAGTACGGCAAATCAAAATTGCGCAAAACCGAATTGGAAACTGGTGAAGTGTATAAAGAGATAAGCCTGGAAGATGAATATTTCGCTGAAGGAATTACAATTTTGGACGACCGTTTACTGTTATTAACCTGGAAGGAAGGTCAGGGATTTATCTATGATCCAAACACCTTCGAAAGACAAGGCACATTTGCGTACAATTCCAGTAAGGAAGGATGGGGTTTATGTAACAATGAGGAAAAAATATTTAAAAGTGATGGGTCTGAGAAAATCTGGATCCTTGATCCTGAAACCCTGGCCGAAAAAAGTTATATCCAGCCAACTACCAATACTGCTATTAAGTCAAAATTCAATGAGCTGGAATGGGTGGATGGACTTATCTACGCAAACACATATCAATTTCCCAGTGTTGCAATGATCAATCCTGAAAATGGAGCCATTGAAGGTATTATTGACTTTAAAGGACTACAGGATAAACTGGGCAATAAAGATTCTTTAGATCCAAATAACGATGTTCTTAACGGGATCGCTTACAATGCTGCTACCGGAAAATTTTATGTAACCGGTAAAAAATGGGATACGTTGTTTGAAGTAAAAATCATGGAGAAATAA
- a CDS encoding SDR family oxidoreductase: MKKGNSSEKIVLITGASSGIGKSIANYLSRQNFKVYGTSRSPQKSTDESFTFLQLDVTREDTIKLAVEDIIAREGRLDILINNAGVGITGPLEETPEDEIKKAFETNYYGPLRMIKNVLPYMRDRKSGLIINVTSIAGYMGLPYRGIYSATKGALEITAEAYRMEIAQFGITMTNVAPGDFATNIASGRYHAPVLPTSPYKKVYGETLDLMNQHVSAGQDPQLMAKAILKIIKDPEPKVHYRVGEMLQKVSIKLKALLPDKLYEKMLMKHYKL; this comes from the coding sequence ATGAAAAAGGGGAATTCTTCAGAAAAAATCGTACTTATCACCGGCGCTTCCTCAGGAATTGGTAAGTCAATCGCAAATTATCTTAGTCGGCAAAATTTCAAAGTTTATGGAACCTCACGTTCGCCTCAGAAATCTACGGATGAAAGCTTTACATTTTTACAATTAGATGTAACCAGGGAAGATACTATTAAGCTGGCTGTTGAAGATATTATCGCCAGAGAAGGCAGGCTGGATATTCTGATCAATAATGCAGGAGTCGGTATTACCGGACCTTTGGAAGAGACTCCGGAAGATGAGATCAAGAAGGCTTTTGAGACCAATTACTACGGTCCGCTTAGAATGATCAAAAATGTACTGCCTTATATGCGTGATCGCAAATCTGGTCTTATTATTAATGTTACCAGTATTGCTGGTTATATGGGATTGCCATATCGTGGAATATACTCTGCAACTAAAGGTGCTCTTGAAATCACTGCTGAGGCTTACCGAATGGAAATTGCTCAGTTCGGAATTACAATGACCAATGTAGCGCCTGGAGATTTTGCTACTAATATCGCTTCTGGAAGATATCATGCCCCCGTTTTACCAACTTCACCTTATAAGAAAGTATATGGTGAAACACTTGATCTTATGAATCAACATGTTAGTGCAGGGCAGGATCCGCAACTAATGGCAAAGGCTATCCTCAAGATTATTAAGGATCCAGAGCCAAAAGTGCACTATCGGGTAGGCGAAATGTTGCAAAAAGTGTCTATCAAGCTAAAGGCATTACTGCCAGACAAACTTTACGAGAAGATGCTTATGAAGCATTATAAATTGTAA
- the fsa gene encoding fructose-6-phosphate aldolase, with amino-acid sequence MKFFIDTANLDQIKEAQALGVLDGVTTNPSLMAKEGITGKDNIIEHYKEICELVDGDVSAEVISTDLDGMIKEGEELAKLHDQIVVKIPMIKEGVKALKYFSDQGIKTNCTLVFSAGQALLAAKAGATYVSPFIGRLDDISTDGLNLIADIRLIYDNYGFETQILAASVRHTMHVLECAKIGADVMTGPISSIEGLLKHPLTDIGLEKFLADYNKGNK; translated from the coding sequence ATGAAATTTTTTATTGATACAGCGAATCTGGATCAAATCAAAGAAGCACAGGCTTTAGGTGTGCTGGATGGTGTAACAACCAATCCATCGCTAATGGCGAAGGAAGGTATTACCGGGAAGGACAATATTATCGAGCATTACAAAGAGATCTGTGAGCTAGTAGATGGAGATGTTAGTGCAGAAGTTATTTCAACCGATCTTGATGGAATGATCAAGGAAGGTGAGGAGTTGGCAAAACTACACGACCAGATAGTGGTGAAGATCCCAATGATTAAAGAAGGTGTAAAAGCATTAAAATACTTTAGTGACCAGGGAATTAAGACAAATTGTACGCTGGTATTTTCAGCAGGGCAGGCGCTTTTAGCTGCAAAAGCTGGAGCTACTTATGTTTCTCCATTTATTGGAAGGCTTGATGATATCTCAACAGATGGTTTGAATCTTATTGCAGATATCAGACTTATATATGATAATTATGGATTTGAAACTCAGATCCTGGCAGCTTCAGTAAGACACACCATGCATGTACTGGAATGTGCGAAAATTGGAGCAGATGTTATGACTGGACCTATTTCTTCTATTGAAGGCTTATTAAAGCATCCTTTGACCGACATTGGTCTTGAAAAATTCCTTGCAGACTATAACAAGGGAAATAAGTAA
- a CDS encoding ATP-binding cassette domain-containing protein encodes MLSVSNLSVQFGKRVLFDEVNTTFTQGNCYGIIGANGAGKSTFLKILSGKSEPTSGHVHLEPGKRMSVLEQNHNVYDDYPVLETVMRGNKPLFAVKTEMDALYADYSDENADRIGELQVSFEEMDGWNAESNAASMLSNLGIKTEMHYAQMKDLDGTQKVRVLLAQALFGSPDVLIMDEPTNDLDYETITWLENFLANYDNTVIVVSHDRHFLDSVCTHISDIDFGKINHFSGNYTFWYESSQLAARQRAQQNKKSEEKKKELQEFIQRFSANVAKSKQATSRKKMIDKLNIDEIKPSSRRYPAIIFEREREAGDQILNIEGLEASLEGETLFKNININLAKGDKVVVYSKDSRATSAFYEIINGKQDAVSGKFQWGVTTSQSYLPADNSEYFESDLTLVDWLRQWVKTEEEREEVYIRGFLGKMLFSGEEALKTCKVLSGGEKVRCMLSRMMMIRANVLMLDEPTNHLDLESITAFNNSLKNFKGTVMFTTHDHEFAQTLANRVIELTPGGVIDRYLSFDEYMNDKTIKEQREKMYAVKA; translated from the coding sequence ATGCTTTCAGTATCAAACCTTTCTGTACAGTTTGGAAAAAGAGTTTTGTTTGACGAGGTGAATACTACATTCACCCAGGGAAACTGCTACGGAATCATTGGTGCCAACGGTGCCGGTAAATCTACATTTTTAAAGATATTATCTGGTAAATCTGAGCCTACTTCTGGTCATGTTCATTTGGAACCAGGAAAGAGAATGTCGGTTCTGGAACAAAATCACAACGTATATGATGATTACCCGGTGCTGGAAACAGTAATGCGTGGTAATAAGCCTCTATTTGCAGTGAAAACTGAAATGGATGCTTTATATGCCGATTATTCTGATGAAAATGCAGATAGAATTGGTGAATTACAGGTTTCTTTTGAAGAAATGGATGGATGGAACGCTGAAAGTAATGCGGCTTCTATGCTTTCGAATCTTGGGATCAAGACAGAGATGCATTATGCACAAATGAAAGATCTTGATGGTACACAAAAGGTACGTGTACTTTTAGCTCAGGCACTTTTTGGAAGTCCTGATGTGCTGATCATGGATGAGCCGACTAACGACCTGGATTATGAAACGATCACATGGTTGGAAAATTTTCTTGCCAACTATGATAATACGGTGATCGTGGTTTCTCACGACCGTCACTTCCTTGATTCGGTTTGTACGCATATTTCTGATATTGACTTCGGAAAAATCAATCACTTTTCAGGAAACTATACATTCTGGTATGAGTCTTCTCAACTTGCTGCTAGACAGAGAGCACAGCAGAATAAAAAATCTGAAGAAAAGAAAAAGGAACTTCAGGAGTTTATTCAGCGATTTTCTGCCAACGTGGCGAAGAGTAAGCAGGCAACTTCCAGAAAGAAAATGATCGATAAGCTGAATATTGATGAGATCAAACCTTCCAGTAGAAGATATCCTGCTATCATTTTCGAGAGAGAGCGTGAAGCTGGAGATCAAATTTTGAATATTGAAGGTTTAGAAGCTAGTCTAGAAGGAGAAACTCTTTTCAAGAATATTAATATCAACCTTGCGAAAGGAGATAAAGTAGTGGTTTACTCTAAGGACTCCAGAGCTACTTCAGCATTTTATGAGATCATCAACGGGAAACAGGATGCAGTTTCAGGTAAATTCCAGTGGGGTGTGACCACTTCTCAAAGTTATTTGCCAGCAGATAATTCAGAGTATTTTGAGTCAGATCTTACATTGGTAGACTGGTTGAGACAATGGGTGAAAACAGAAGAAGAACGTGAAGAGGTTTACATACGTGGATTCCTTGGAAAGATGTTGTTTAGTGGTGAAGAAGCCCTGAAAACCTGCAAAGTTCTTTCTGGAGGAGAAAAAGTGAGATGTATGTTGAGTAGAATGATGATGATAAGAGCCAATGTTCTTATGCTTGATGAACCTACCAACCACCTTGACCTGGAATCGATTACTGCTTTTAATAACTCGCTTAAGAACTTTAAAGGTACGGTGATGTTTACAACACATGATCATGAATTTGCTCAAACACTTGCAAACCGTGTGATCGAATTGACTCCTGGCGGAGTTATTGACAGGTATCTAAGTTTTGATGAATATATGAACGACAAAACTATTAAAGAACAAAGAGAGAAAATGTATGCGGTAAAAGCCTAG